In Arvicanthis niloticus isolate mArvNil1 chromosome 11, mArvNil1.pat.X, whole genome shotgun sequence, the genomic window AAACCCCTCAGCTTTATTTCTAGAATCCTCTGGATATGTTAGAGTATAAATATAAACTCATTTATGGATTACAATTATTATTAACTTTGAATGAACAGAGACAtagatggaaaagaaaacaaagaagaggcACTGGTGTGCCCGGGGTGAGGACACATGGCACCAAGGGCACATTAATGGTGGCTGTTCTCCCGTCAGCTCCCAAGACAGCTCAGCCCTTCTGACCATTTCCCCAAAGTGAGTGGTGGAGTCAGAAGAGTGGGGAAGGGATTGGTTATATAATTCAATGGTAGAACATTTGCTTCGTATGCACAAGGTCCTGaacaaagattaaagaaaaaaatctactggCCCTTTTATGTGACATGGCCTGGTTTCCGTGGGTATGAAAACATCTGTgacttctcattttctctcttctcattcagcaaagacaaagaagggaggcctctggctttccatcccccttcccttttgtctttctcAGCCCATCTTAGATGAAAACATTGATTCATTGATGCAAACATCTTATAATGAGTGTCCTTTCAGGTGGAGGCGTGAGAACTGACAAGGTGTAGAGATGTCTTCAGTATACCAGTCAGTTCCAGTTTGTCCAAGAACCTTTATTGGAAAAATGTCCCAGGGGTGAGATCACCAGCAGCTGGAGAGGCTGCCAGGTGAGGGAGGAGCACCAGAGGCTCCGTGGAAGACATTGGAATAGTGCAGTGTCTGCCTCTAGGCCCAGATGGGTCTTCTTACTCACTGGAGGAGGACAACACCGACAGAAACACCCCTCTCTGAGCCCAGAGGCAAGCTGTGGGACAGCTTGTGGGTGCCAATAGTCCTGATGCAGGTGACATGGGGCCCCTATCCGGGACCTAGTGGGATAGGGTTGAATAAATGATTCTCCCCTGGAcctgggggatgggaggagatgTTCCATTTGATATCCACTCCCAGGTCCAGGGGTACAGAGTCTACCAGACATACATTCTGGCCCTGCTCACAGTGGAAAGAGGATGGGTACCAGCCTGAGATTCTGGGAGCATAATGCCTTGTGGGAGTCTCAAGCAGATTACCTTCTTAGGCTTTCCCTGACCTCACCCCAACCCCATGTATTTATACAGTGCATCCTATCTTCTGGTTCTGGTTCCTTGTACAATCAAACATCAATGGTGTTGATGGATGGAGACTTTTTCTGTAAGAGAATAATTACCCATCCTGAGTTCCAGAAAGGTAAATGTGTCACCCTTGCCTTCTAGACTCCTTCATCCCAGACattccatgcacacatgcacacacacacacacacacacacacacacacacacacacacaccttcttttGCCTTTCACTGAAAGGCACCCAAATCCTTCTGCACCCTAGTCCCCCTTCCCACACTCACTGGTCCCACATCACCTGTCTTGTCCCCACTGGCCTTCCCTGAGGACTCTATTCAtgtcccttctccttctccttgggGTTGTTGTTGGAGTCATTGTCCTTGATGATGTCATACTGACGGCAGAATAACCCAATTACAGCTGAAAACACAACCATACCATCTGAGCCTTGATATTGACTCAAGGTTCTTGAAGCCTTGCAGATATCCATGCAACAAGAGAATCCTTGAATTCCTGGTAGCCATGCAACCCTCACCTCTGGGCTTGCAGCAGGCTCTCCCCCTTAAACTTCTCCTGATTACCTCCCCTCACCCGCCTCCCCCAcagctttttttctctcctttgtccGGACAGATGCCTTCACTACTTCCTACTATCTCAGACCCAAGTCCCTGCTTCCCCATGCAGAACTTACCAGCCCACATGAGCAATACCACCACAATGATGACGACTTCTCCTGTCTGCAATGGCCGCTCTCCATCCAGACCCTCCACTGTAATATCACCTAAGAAGAGAGCCATTCTCTGGGTTACAAAGGACCCACTGGAGAGCTCTGTCACATACAGAAGGGAGATGCTGGAGGTTAGAGTCAGCCTGGGTCCATCATTGCACTGAGCCTGGAGTTACGGGGTGGCCCTGCTCAGGGAGGAGCCTTTGGTGGGTAGCATTTAGAGATCAAAGTATGATTATAGAACTTGCTCAGATCAGGCTGTGGTGGGTGTGATGTTACTTTGGGTAAAAGGACGATTAAAAGCCCTTCCCCCAAAGGATTCATTAGCAGCGTCTCTATAGCTGGTCCCCTGCCcacctgtttttctttcctttcctggcaGTAGAAGGAATTAAATCATCCTATTCATCTGAGCTAGACAGTTGTTAGCCTTAAGCAAGTAAACGAGAGGTTAAAAGCCAGGGAAAAAGCCACTAACACAGGCTCTTACCTGGGCTGGAGCTGTTGGAGGGCAGCCTGTCAGAACCCTTGAGAGTGCAGAAGTGCACACGGGGCCCTGGGGGGCTCTCTCCCCGGAGGCCGATGCTCCTGACCTGCACTGTGTAGTCACTGTCTTCAGCCAGGCCCCAAAGAGCACAGGCCCTGGTGGTGGTGTTCACCTCCCTAATTACACGCTGCCCGGGGCCATTCTGTCTCTGcaaggagatggagagaaaggaggacagcCTAGCCCCAGTCTGTCTCCATCAGGCTTAACTCAGGACTCTGTAACATCCAAGCACTCAGAAGGAATAGCGTGGAGGAAACTGGAGGGATGTTCAGAGATCCAAGGGCACAGGTTGGGGAGACGGGGTGATTCATACTTGCTGGGAAATGGAGTAGCCAATGACGATGTTGCCTTCTGGGACGtcccaggacacagtggccgaGTTGGCTCTGAGATGAGTGACCGTCACATTCACAGGAGAGGGAGGTCGGTCTGGGGGTGCCCGAGTGTTAACAGGTTAAGAGGTTTCACCTCCACGCTAGCTCCGAAGGACCCCCACTGCGGGCATCCTCTTCACTCACCTGCCCGTACAAAACCCAGGTCACAGCTGACCAGCAGGAGGACCGTGGGACTCAGATATGGGGAAAGAGGCATCAAAGAAGCCATGGTTTCCACCGAGTTCGCTGGAGGGGCCAGAGGCATCCACTTGACATCCAGGCGAAGATCCTGGAGGAGGCAGGAGTTGAGGGGTCAGGAGCTGCCCATAAGGAAGTGGGATGCAGTAGCTCTTTCCCAGGCTTCTCGGGGCCCACagcccatccccccccccccccccccccccccgcgcgtGCCTTTCCTGCCTCCGCATAACCCCAGTGACCACCCCAGCCCCTACCGGAGCGCTGTCTCATTAACCCACACCCACTTCCTGGGTCCTCGTGGTCGGTCAGGCCccagggcgggggtggggaggtggggggggccTGCTCGGAGCCCAGAGGGCAGCCTATCGCCAGACCAGCAGCACTGGCCCTACCCCATCCCGCTGGCGCTACCCCTACCCCATTCACCTGTTTAACTACCCCATGAATAATCACTTTGACAGCGTTAGAAGCCTGCTCCTGCTcccactttcctttttcttttttctgcctgtctatcatctatctatctatctatctatctatctatctatctatctatccatccatcatctatctatttatctgagacagggcctctctacatagctctgactatcttggaactcactctgtagagcaggctggtcttgaactcacagacatccgactgcctctgcttctagactgttgggattaaaggtgtataccacaaCACCTGGCTCTTCCTTTTTCCTAATACAGTCATATTATTTTAACACTTTAAacttttcaaagtatttttatacAAACTTTAAATAGATTGCTCATTTTGCCCCTGACACCACTGtggagtgaaaaattataaagaccattttatgaaatatgtgtaaatttttcaccttagaccttgggcagaaaagcacctgccagcaggtttgggtccatctaattagttacagaggagggggagttacaggacaaaggcctgttaagaacatcccagaaactgactggtgaagagaggaactacaccctgacCCCATGGtacctactagtgttcaaaaaaaaaaaaaaaaaaaaaaaaaaaaaaaagtaaaacaaccaatcctgtgcacctgctcgaaagttcgctttttccccaccccgcccatatataagcgctagaccactgagccatgaggtcagtccctctatcccctatgtgagatatggggatatgggctggcccagagctctgatttaataaaccacctcatgtgctttacagcaagacggtctcttgtgtgtcctttgggtgcgtgctatcctgtgacttaagtggacctcctttctggggagtcccagaCCTTTCACCACCTCTGAGTGGATAGCTGAGCAGGGCTGCTCCCTGATGGGCATTATAAGGCTACAGGCTCAGAAGATGCCGTCGCCATGAGGCCCAGAGGAATGGGCACATTGTGGTCTCCAGCCAGGCTGGAGCTTGGGTTTCCCAACTGGAGCctgaggccagctctcccactgttCCCTCCCTGAAGTCACCAGCAGTCCTTCTCCTTCAAACCTTCTTGAGGTAAGACAGGATCTCCTGAGGGGATTAATGTCCTGTCAGCTGTGGCCTTTGCACCGGTGTGACTCTCTGAGAACACCTGGGCCTTTGCCAGTGAGGCAGGCTCAGATTTTTTAAGTTAACTCTATGGCTCATGGGAAGTCACCCAGACTTTTCTGACTCCTTGTGTCAGGAGCCAGCTGACAGCTGGCCTGGGGTGTGCATTTTGGAGCAGTTTGGATAGCTCCCTCTTTGAAAAGTTTAAAGTGCTTTTCTCTTCTGTGGTTGTTGattgtttctattgttttaaaCAGGGTCATATGGAGCCCAGGTTGAGCTCAAACTTGAtgcatagctgaggatgaccttgaacctctgatgtgggccaccatgcctgactccaGATGTGATTCCTTTTCATTAATGTATTTAGTCAGTCCtcagttttttgagaaaggatttcaCATCTATAATCTAGGATGTAGCTAAGATTGCCTAGAACTCTGGACCCTGCTACCTccaatctcccaagtgctgggattataggcatgccctGCCATACCCAATTTATAATTGTTTTGcttatgcttgtttgtttttgacaaggtctcattatgtagccctggctggcctagaacttgataaattgaccaggctggccttgaactcccagaaatctgcctgcccttgCCCTCCTGCTATTAGAATAAAAAATGTACACCGCCATgcttgggtgtttttgtttgttttccttttctgtttttttaagatgaggtctcactgtgcagcccaggttatccttgaactctcaatcctcctgtc contains:
- the LOC117716758 gene encoding fibronectin type III domain-containing protein 4 → MPLAPPANSVETMASLMPLSPYLSPTVLLLVSCDLGFVRADRPPSPVNVTVTHLRANSATVSWDVPEGNIVIGYSISQQRQNGPGQRVIREVNTTTRACALWGLAEDSDYTVQVRSIGLRGESPPGPRVHFCTLKGSDRLPSNSSSPGDITVEGLDGERPLQTGEVVIIVVVLLMWAAVIGLFCRQYDIIKDNDSNNNPKEKEKGHE